In one Prosthecochloris aestuarii DSM 271 genomic region, the following are encoded:
- the rsfS gene encoding ribosome silencing factor, with amino-acid sequence MTDAQHDERIEDQSVEEVEVSELLARRAAELSLEKKCEDVKILDVRGLTSVTDFFVLATADSERKAKAAYEHIVDELKKDDERPLHIEGGDSLHWVLIDYVDVVVHIFMPDERRFYDLESLWGDGKITVVEDPAPESSSSGELQAPD; translated from the coding sequence ATGACAGACGCACAGCACGATGAACGTATTGAGGATCAGTCAGTTGAAGAGGTCGAGGTAAGCGAGCTTCTTGCCCGAAGGGCCGCTGAGCTGTCGCTTGAGAAGAAGTGTGAAGATGTGAAAATCCTCGATGTGAGAGGATTGACAAGTGTAACGGACTTTTTTGTTCTTGCTACGGCCGATTCCGAGCGAAAGGCTAAAGCGGCATATGAGCACATTGTCGATGAGCTGAAGAAGGACGATGAGCGTCCTTTGCATATAGAGGGCGGCGATTCACTGCATTGGGTTCTTATCGACTATGTGGATGTGGTTGTTCATATTTTCATGCCGGACGAACGCAGGTTCTATGACCTGGAGTCGCTCTGGGGCGACGGCAAGATAACAGTCGTGGAAGATCCTGCTCCCGAGAGCTCCTCTTCCGGGGAGTTACAGGCTCCTGATTAG
- the tsaB gene encoding tRNA (adenosine(37)-N6)-threonylcarbamoyltransferase complex dimerization subunit type 1 TsaB — translation MTASHRILAIECSHLFISVALDLGGRVLEERADAWQKTAETMVPLIDGLLVKAGVALGDLDALAISSGPGSFTALRIGMATAKGLAFGAGLPLIPVSTMEALVLAAAERFDADCIVPVIPARKGEYYYTLWSREAAPAWSAGRDISFASAVDIAALAEPFGSQCVVVGRELAGLRQCCARSGAAVSNADFFSAEALIPLAQRTLAAGCLPDPASVVPDYHQKFRPHGKKS, via the coding sequence TTGACTGCTTCTCATAGGATTCTTGCTATAGAGTGTTCGCACCTGTTTATCAGCGTGGCGCTGGATCTTGGCGGCCGGGTGCTGGAAGAGCGGGCTGATGCATGGCAGAAGACCGCGGAGACGATGGTGCCGCTTATTGACGGTCTGCTTGTCAAAGCAGGGGTTGCTTTGGGCGATCTGGATGCTTTGGCGATATCGTCGGGTCCGGGATCGTTTACGGCGCTTCGTATCGGTATGGCGACAGCCAAAGGTCTGGCCTTCGGCGCCGGCCTTCCGCTGATTCCTGTTTCGACTATGGAAGCCCTGGTTCTGGCTGCTGCAGAACGTTTCGATGCGGATTGTATCGTTCCTGTCATTCCTGCCCGTAAAGGTGAATATTATTATACGCTCTGGTCTCGCGAGGCGGCGCCAGCCTGGTCTGCCGGTCGTGATATTTCGTTTGCTTCAGCTGTCGATATTGCTGCCCTTGCCGAACCGTTCGGCTCTCAGTGCGTGGTTGTCGGGCGGGAACTTGCCGGCCTTCGCCAATGCTGTGCCCGTTCGGGTGCGGCGGTTTCGAATGCTGATTTTTTTTCGGCTGAAGCCCTTATTCCCCTTGCGCAAAGGACGTTGGCTGCAGGTTGTTTGCCGGATCCGGCTTCGGTCGTGCCTGACTACCATCAAAAGTTTCGCCCTCATGGGAAAAAGAGCTGA
- a CDS encoding segregation and condensation protein A, whose product MFRISLDDFEGPLDLLLFFIKRDELDIYNIPISKITNDFIAYIDAMQSLNLEVAAEFIYMASLLMSIKVKMLLPRELPDDSDADEFDPRSDLVDRLLEYKRIKEGAEQLRPFEEQRLSMFSRGCYEDAEPEVLDEMDEPLNRPTLYNLMMAYMAAMDKRPQTRIQNVEEAPVTVDEQCAFILDSLNRQVQVSFRTILEGVQETLIVVVTFLAVLELCRRNSIAVIVKDGYDDFWISLR is encoded by the coding sequence ATATTTCGTATCAGCCTGGACGATTTTGAGGGTCCGCTCGACCTGCTGTTATTTTTTATCAAGCGCGACGAGCTCGACATCTACAATATCCCTATTTCTAAAATCACCAACGATTTTATTGCCTACATCGACGCAATGCAGAGCCTTAACCTTGAGGTCGCTGCTGAATTTATCTATATGGCATCGCTTCTGATGAGCATCAAGGTAAAGATGCTTCTGCCGAGAGAGCTGCCGGACGACAGCGATGCCGATGAATTTGATCCTCGCTCAGATCTTGTAGATCGACTGCTGGAATACAAGCGAATCAAGGAGGGCGCCGAGCAGCTTCGTCCGTTCGAGGAGCAGCGATTGAGTATGTTTTCCCGTGGATGCTATGAGGATGCGGAGCCCGAGGTTCTCGACGAGATGGACGAGCCGCTCAACCGCCCTACGCTCTACAACCTCATGATGGCATACATGGCGGCGATGGACAAGAGGCCTCAAACCCGTATCCAGAATGTCGAGGAGGCGCCCGTCACCGTTGATGAGCAGTGCGCCTTCATTCTCGACAGCCTCAATCGGCAGGTGCAGGTCTCTTTTCGAACTATTCTCGAAGGGGTTCAGGAGACGCTGATCGTTGTTGTCACCTTCCTGGCAGTGCTCGAACTCTGTCGCCGAAACAGTATAGCCGTCATTGTCAAGGATGGCTATGATGATTTCTGGATCTCTCTGCGGTAG
- a CDS encoding tetratricopeptide repeat protein produces the protein MTRLNEHDHDKMNRISNALLIALFTLLLLGPTALAANPQENFKTGYERHQSGRLNDAISYYNKAINANPSYVLAYQMRAAAWHQKKEHSQARADYSKVIELGDPFFKAVGYFNRGIVNYDDGRFTQAIMDLTEAISRDHKMTQAYVHRGIAKSKIGDKKGQIKDFTYAAKFGDKKVRNWLETHAPHVLKQKR, from the coding sequence ATGACACGTCTCAACGAACATGATCACGACAAGATGAACAGGATATCGAACGCACTTCTCATAGCGCTTTTCACCCTTCTGCTTCTCGGTCCGACAGCGCTGGCCGCAAACCCGCAGGAGAATTTCAAAACAGGGTATGAACGCCATCAGAGCGGACGACTCAATGATGCCATCAGCTATTACAACAAGGCTATCAATGCCAACCCGTCATACGTGCTCGCATACCAGATGCGCGCAGCTGCATGGCACCAGAAAAAAGAGCACAGCCAGGCCAGAGCTGATTACTCGAAAGTCATTGAGCTCGGCGATCCTTTTTTCAAGGCCGTAGGCTACTTCAACCGCGGGATCGTCAACTACGACGACGGCCGGTTCACCCAGGCAATCATGGATTTAACCGAAGCCATAAGTCGTGACCATAAAATGACACAGGCATATGTACACCGGGGCATAGCCAAAAGCAAAATCGGGGACAAAAAAGGTCAGATCAAGGATTTTACCTATGCAGCGAAGTTTGGCGATAAAAAGGTCAGAAACTGGCTTGAAACGCACGCCCCTCATGTTCTGAAGCAGAAGCGGTAA
- a CDS encoding CDGSH iron-sulfur domain-containing protein gives MGERKEPYILHEEPGLKKYCACGLSKNKPYCDGSHHGTGIHSYKVEIDEPKTVAICGCGLSKNKPFCDGSHASQQA, from the coding sequence ATGGGAGAGCGCAAGGAGCCATATATTTTGCATGAGGAGCCCGGCTTGAAGAAGTACTGTGCTTGCGGGTTATCGAAGAATAAGCCGTATTGTGACGGTTCCCATCACGGGACTGGCATACACTCCTACAAGGTGGAGATCGATGAGCCGAAAACGGTTGCGATCTGCGGGTGTGGACTGTCGAAGAATAAGCCCTTCTGCGATGGATCGCACGCTTCGCAGCAGGCATGA
- the gyrA gene encoding DNA gyrase subunit A encodes MQRDKILPISIEEEMRGAYLDYSMSVIVSRALPDVRDGLKPVHRRVLYGMHELGLQAGKPYKKSARIVGEVLGKFHPHGDSAVYDSLVRMVQDFSLRYPLIDGQGNFGSIDGDSPAAMRYTEVRMKSIAGEMLKDLDKETVDFSLNFDDSLEEPRVLPSAMPNMLVNGASGIAVGMATNIPPQNLNEVVGGLIAMIENPEITVDEIMEHIIAPDFPTGGIIYGYEGVKQAYRTGRGKVVIRARAVVEVTQKNGRESIVVTELPYQVNKVRLIEKIVDLVHQKKIEGIADIRDESDRDGMRLVIELKRDAVAKVVLNHLYKHTPMQDTFGVILLALVDGVPKVLTIKEMMEAYILHRNEIVLRRTRYDLSAAEKKAHILEGLKICLDNLDEVISTIRQSPNASVAQERLMERFALTEVQSKAILEMRLQRLTGMERSKIDNDYKETLAHIEELRFILANPERQMEIIKEELLRVKAVFGDERRTEIVPQEGEFSIEDMIAQEDVVITVTHDGFIKRFPVSGYRRQARGGKGVTGAQAKLDDFVEHMFIASTHNYILFFTSMGRCHWLKVYEIPEAGRTARGRSLANIMELQKGETIRAYINVKTFDDPLFIVMATARGLIKKTEIEAFSRPRRNGIAAISIEDGDELIEARLTDGEHDIIMAKNSGYAVRFAERDVRAMGRTAMGVKGITLDDDEYCISMVTSKRSDTSLLAVTDNGFGKRSLVDDYRLTRRGARGVITLKAHEKVGNLVGLLDVNDGDDLIIITANGIVNRQHVSNIRLTGRNTSGVRLIRLMQGDKISATARVPKTDDPDVIDGPEEQIDLFGDE; translated from the coding sequence ATGCAGCGCGATAAAATTCTGCCGATCAGTATTGAAGAGGAAATGAGGGGTGCCTACCTCGATTATTCGATGTCGGTTATTGTCAGCCGCGCGTTACCCGATGTACGTGATGGATTGAAGCCGGTTCACCGGAGAGTGCTGTACGGTATGCATGAACTGGGCCTTCAGGCTGGAAAGCCTTATAAGAAGTCAGCGCGTATCGTCGGTGAGGTGCTTGGTAAGTTTCACCCGCACGGCGACAGCGCGGTTTACGATAGTCTTGTGCGAATGGTGCAGGATTTTTCTCTGCGATATCCGCTTATCGACGGCCAGGGTAACTTCGGTTCTATTGATGGCGACTCTCCGGCGGCTATGCGATATACCGAGGTACGGATGAAGAGCATTGCAGGCGAGATGCTCAAGGACCTCGATAAGGAAACGGTTGATTTTTCGCTCAACTTCGATGACTCGCTTGAAGAGCCCAGGGTGCTTCCTTCCGCGATGCCGAACATGCTTGTCAACGGCGCCTCAGGTATCGCTGTTGGTATGGCAACCAACATCCCTCCGCAAAACCTCAATGAGGTTGTCGGGGGCCTTATCGCCATGATTGAAAATCCTGAGATTACCGTTGACGAGATTATGGAGCATATTATTGCGCCTGATTTTCCGACCGGCGGTATTATCTATGGTTATGAGGGGGTTAAGCAGGCCTATCGAACGGGACGGGGCAAGGTGGTTATCAGGGCTCGCGCCGTGGTCGAAGTGACTCAGAAAAACGGCAGGGAATCCATTGTTGTAACGGAGCTCCCCTACCAGGTCAACAAGGTCAGGCTTATTGAGAAGATCGTCGATCTGGTTCATCAGAAGAAGATCGAGGGTATAGCAGATATCCGTGACGAGTCGGACCGGGACGGTATGCGCCTGGTTATTGAGCTGAAGCGCGACGCGGTAGCAAAAGTGGTTTTGAATCATCTCTATAAGCATACGCCGATGCAGGATACCTTCGGCGTCATACTTCTGGCTCTGGTTGACGGGGTGCCGAAGGTGCTGACGATCAAGGAGATGATGGAAGCCTACATTCTGCACCGCAACGAGATCGTCCTTCGCCGGACCCGCTATGATCTTTCTGCTGCAGAAAAGAAAGCCCATATTCTCGAAGGACTCAAGATCTGTCTCGATAACCTCGACGAGGTTATCTCCACGATCCGCCAGTCGCCGAACGCTTCGGTTGCTCAGGAACGCCTTATGGAGCGCTTCGCGCTGACTGAGGTGCAGTCGAAAGCTATTCTGGAGATGCGCCTCCAGCGTCTGACAGGCATGGAGCGTTCGAAAATAGATAACGATTACAAAGAGACGCTGGCTCACATCGAGGAGCTTCGTTTTATCCTCGCCAATCCCGAGCGCCAGATGGAGATTATCAAAGAGGAGCTGCTGAGAGTAAAAGCGGTTTTCGGCGACGAGCGCCGGACTGAAATTGTGCCGCAGGAAGGGGAGTTTTCCATCGAGGATATGATTGCCCAGGAGGATGTGGTTATCACGGTTACCCATGACGGTTTCATCAAGCGTTTTCCTGTTTCCGGCTACCGTCGTCAGGCAAGGGGAGGAAAGGGTGTCACCGGGGCTCAGGCCAAGCTGGACGATTTCGTGGAGCATATGTTTATTGCCTCGACGCACAACTATATCCTCTTCTTTACCAGCATGGGGCGTTGCCACTGGCTGAAAGTGTATGAGATTCCTGAAGCCGGAAGGACGGCAAGAGGGCGTTCGCTGGCCAATATCATGGAGTTGCAGAAGGGCGAGACTATTCGTGCCTATATCAATGTGAAGACATTCGACGATCCGCTTTTCATTGTTATGGCTACAGCCAGAGGGCTCATCAAGAAAACCGAGATCGAGGCGTTTTCACGTCCGCGTCGCAATGGTATTGCCGCGATTTCTATCGAGGACGGCGATGAGCTGATCGAAGCGCGTCTGACCGATGGCGAGCATGACATCATTATGGCAAAGAACTCCGGATACGCTGTGCGTTTTGCCGAGCGGGATGTCCGCGCCATGGGACGTACGGCCATGGGGGTCAAGGGAATTACTCTCGATGATGACGAGTACTGCATTTCTATGGTGACGTCGAAGCGTTCCGATACATCGCTGCTTGCCGTGACGGATAACGGCTTCGGCAAACGCAGCCTGGTCGATGACTACCGCCTTACCCGCAGAGGAGCGCGGGGGGTCATCACTCTCAAGGCGCATGAGAAGGTCGGAAACCTTGTCGGTCTGCTCGATGTCAATGACGGTGACGATCTCATCATCATTACCGCTAATGGTATTGTTAACCGTCAGCATGTGTCCAATATCCGCCTGACCGGTCGTAATACCTCAGGGGTCAGACTGATTCGCCTTATGCAGGGCGATAAGATTTCCGCTACGGCACGGGTGCCGAAAACCGACGATCCTGATGTTATCGACGGTCCTGAAGAGCAGATAGATCTTTTTGGCGACGAGTAG
- a CDS encoding DUF1015 domain-containing protein encodes MPEIIPFKGLRYDPASAGDMSEIICPPYDIIASSLQHELYDRSSYNAVRLELPMEEDPYAAAAERISAWLTKGALVQDDEAALYPYFQTYTDPEGRSYTRKGFFCALRLYEFSQKQVLPHERTLSGPKKDRLNLFKETRTNISSIFGLYADEALQADRLIDAFVAGNEPLVDAVFQGVQNRLWKIVDHDLVTKVQQVLLDRQVYIADGHHRYETGVNYRNLRMAENPSHTGCEPYNFILAYLANIYDEGLIIFPLHRMVHHLLHFDPEELLSKLEEHFSIQPLDDREALKGYLDAEDSSYAFGVVTRKGVYGIRLKGSPEDILGDSVSRPLQRLGVVVLHEIILQRLLGISLEAMQSQTNILYTEDDREVFNAVEKGDIQAGFIVKPTTVDQVQDISGEGEVMPQKSTYFYPKIMTGMVMHRL; translated from the coding sequence ATGCCTGAAATTATTCCGTTCAAAGGATTACGCTATGATCCTGCATCTGCCGGAGATATGTCGGAGATCATCTGTCCGCCATATGATATTATTGCTTCATCGCTGCAGCATGAGCTCTACGATCGCTCTTCTTACAATGCCGTGAGGCTTGAACTGCCGATGGAAGAGGATCCTTATGCTGCTGCTGCGGAGCGGATTTCAGCGTGGCTGACAAAGGGGGCTCTGGTGCAGGATGATGAGGCAGCTCTTTATCCCTATTTTCAGACCTATACCGATCCGGAAGGCAGAAGCTATACACGCAAAGGTTTTTTCTGCGCGCTCCGGCTCTACGAATTCAGCCAAAAGCAGGTGCTTCCCCACGAGAGGACGCTTTCCGGTCCGAAAAAGGACCGCCTGAACCTTTTCAAAGAGACTCGGACGAATATCAGCAGCATTTTCGGATTGTACGCGGACGAAGCGTTGCAGGCAGACAGACTGATCGATGCGTTTGTCGCCGGGAATGAACCTCTGGTCGACGCGGTGTTTCAGGGGGTGCAGAACCGGCTGTGGAAGATCGTCGATCACGATCTCGTTACCAAGGTACAGCAGGTGCTGCTCGACCGTCAGGTCTATATCGCCGACGGGCATCACCGTTACGAGACCGGAGTGAACTACCGGAATCTCAGGATGGCGGAAAATCCGTCTCATACGGGATGCGAGCCCTATAACTTTATTCTTGCCTATCTGGCAAATATCTACGACGAGGGATTGATCATTTTTCCTCTGCACAGGATGGTGCATCATCTGCTGCATTTCGATCCCGAAGAACTGCTGTCGAAACTGGAGGAGCATTTTTCCATTCAGCCGCTCGATGACCGGGAGGCTCTGAAGGGCTATCTCGATGCAGAAGATTCAAGTTATGCGTTCGGTGTCGTGACCCGAAAGGGTGTCTACGGTATTCGACTGAAGGGTTCGCCGGAGGATATTCTCGGCGATAGCGTTTCTCGTCCCCTGCAGCGTCTCGGCGTGGTGGTACTGCACGAGATAATCCTGCAGCGTCTTCTGGGCATCAGCCTTGAAGCGATGCAGAGTCAGACGAATATTCTCTATACCGAGGATGATCGCGAGGTGTTCAATGCTGTGGAAAAGGGGGATATCCAGGCCGGTTTCATCGTCAAGCCGACGACGGTCGATCAGGTGCAGGATATCTCCGGTGAGGGTGAGGTCATGCCGCAGAAGTCGACTTACTTTTATCCCAAAATTATGACGGGTATGGTGATGCACAGGCTTTAA
- the tsaE gene encoding tRNA (adenosine(37)-N6)-threonylcarbamoyltransferase complex ATPase subunit type 1 TsaE has translation MTKEFFSRSLNETREFARQFAVGLQPGDVVCLNGPLGAGKTEFMRGITQVFNCEQQLTSPTFSIFNIYEGSLRGELVELHHFDLYRIGSTGELDAIGFEEYLYGPYISVVEWAEKFPDLLPANAKKVFIETAGDTDRRIVIDAP, from the coding sequence ATGACAAAAGAATTTTTCTCCCGTTCTCTGAATGAGACCCGTGAATTTGCACGGCAGTTTGCTGTGGGTCTTCAGCCGGGTGATGTGGTCTGTCTGAACGGGCCGCTTGGTGCGGGTAAGACGGAGTTTATGCGCGGAATTACCCAGGTGTTCAACTGTGAGCAGCAGCTTACAAGTCCGACCTTTTCCATTTTCAATATCTATGAAGGCAGTCTGCGGGGGGAGCTGGTTGAGCTGCACCATTTCGATCTTTACCGTATTGGAAGCACGGGGGAGCTCGATGCGATCGGTTTTGAGGAGTATCTCTACGGCCCATATATTTCGGTGGTCGAGTGGGCTGAAAAATTTCCGGACCTGCTTCCCGCTAACGCAAAAAAAGTTTTTATTGAGACTGCAGGCGATACTGACAGACGCATCGTGATCGATGCTCCCTGA
- a CDS encoding C1 family peptidase codes for MLPQKIRIEPSTSSPFLGTGWLPPMPDLRDYTAETPAIVDMVKKLKFKSGAKSSKSAIPVSVDLREWCSPIEHQGEIGACTAHAVLGVVEYFQRRAYGEHIDGSRRFVYKTTRNLMGVTGDTGGWLRNAMGALAVCGVPHEKYWEYTDADPEYDEEPPAFVYAVADNFEALKYFCHDPLGSNIKRDEVLKSVKKFLVAGVPSLLGFYGFPSFGSGKEKGDIPFPGNSEKAEWGHAIVAVGYDDKKEVTNTTGTSTKKGALLIRNSWGEEWGSEGYGWLPYEYVLQGLAVDFWSLLSMEWVDTRQFGF; via the coding sequence ATGCTTCCCCAGAAAATTCGTATCGAGCCATCAACATCATCACCTTTTCTCGGTACCGGATGGCTTCCGCCAATGCCGGATCTGCGCGATTACACCGCCGAGACGCCGGCTATTGTCGATATGGTGAAAAAACTCAAGTTCAAATCGGGGGCGAAGTCCTCGAAAAGTGCAATTCCGGTTTCAGTGGACTTGCGCGAGTGGTGCTCGCCCATCGAGCATCAGGGTGAAATCGGCGCATGCACTGCTCATGCCGTCCTTGGCGTTGTCGAGTATTTTCAGCGACGTGCCTACGGCGAGCATATAGATGGATCACGTCGTTTTGTCTACAAGACGACCCGTAATCTTATGGGGGTTACGGGCGATACCGGTGGATGGCTGAGAAATGCTATGGGTGCGCTGGCGGTTTGCGGGGTTCCGCATGAGAAATACTGGGAGTATACGGATGCCGACCCGGAATATGATGAAGAGCCGCCTGCCTTTGTTTATGCGGTCGCCGATAATTTTGAGGCGTTGAAATATTTCTGTCACGATCCTCTCGGGTCGAATATCAAGCGCGACGAGGTGCTGAAAAGCGTCAAGAAGTTTCTGGTTGCCGGGGTTCCCTCTCTGTTGGGTTTCTATGGTTTTCCCTCGTTTGGTTCGGGAAAGGAAAAAGGCGATATCCCGTTTCCCGGCAATTCCGAGAAGGCGGAGTGGGGCCATGCGATCGTTGCTGTGGGCTACGATGATAAGAAGGAAGTGACTAATACGACAGGTACATCGACGAAAAAAGGGGCTCTGCTGATTCGTAACTCATGGGGCGAAGAGTGGGGCTCCGAAGGCTATGGGTGGTTACCTTACGAATATGTTCTGCAGGGGCTTGCCGTCGATTTCTGGTCACTCCTGAGCATGGAGTGGGTCGATACCCGTCAGTTCGGTTTTTAG